The Arachis ipaensis cultivar K30076 chromosome B05, Araip1.1, whole genome shotgun sequence nucleotide sequence aaataaaaaaaaataacatcatGACTAATTATCCTACAAGAATACAAAAGACGAATTCAACTGTAGCATTTTGACACACTACTGGACATGTCTGTTGTCTGACATAAGCAACAAAAGCTAGCAGCCACGTGTCATTCACTCAGTTCACCATGAAGTGTACTCATATGTAGTGATCTTTTAGCACCGGAtatcttatttttttatcaatcGCAAAAAATACAACAAATATACAAAAGAGATATACATAAATGGTGCATGCATGATACTGATACAGCATCCTTCAAAATGTAACTTTTAAGTCGTGCCCGAAGCAATATATGGCCCAAAACACAGTGTCTTAACTTTGAACGTATTGCAGATATTAAGAAGGCTTGGCCCAAATACTGCAACTGTAATCTAAAGGCTCACAACAAAGCACGGGCTATGGCACTCACCTACTCCTTGGGTTCAATTAAATGGCCTCCAAAATCAAATTTATATTTTCACCCTCTGAAACTTCCATGAATAACTGAATATGCAAAATAATGTTCAAGCTAGTAACAAAAATCATTGTTATGAAATTACATTACGGTAGATTTTATGATGTCTTTTATTGTTGTGTCTAAAttgtctaatttatttttataaatgaaaaataaaatatataaagtaaaaataaaatatttaaaatttattaaatattatttttttgttttttttagtaAGTTAGACACCATAGCATTCATCTTACATTAAACTATGTACTATCAAATTAGTTAAACACTCATGTATAATTCTGGTTGAAAATAATTTACAATCATTATATaacaatttagtcaaatatatcaaattatctaacgatTTTTCGTTAAtaactttaaataaaaataactacatATAAATTTCTAAAATAAATGAGTTACTTTTAAATATTGAATAAATTTTCATATAAatctatttctattttctattacaaaaaataaaaaaatagtaacggactaatatttttatttacattTACGTTAATGTTAACTAATTTTCTATTTGTTCACTAAAATTATTAATTTCCCAATATTTTTTCCAAAAGTAAAGAGTAAAGACAAGAGAAGAGTATATAACCATGCGAGCAGGAATCTAATCTAATCTGCAAAATTCAGAGAGGTGGCAACGAATCTACACGTGTTCAGCACTTCTCTTTTTATCACCATGCCAACTATTTATTTCATTGGATGAAAAAAATATACatgttaattattagtttatcaCATTCATTCAGATAAAGCTGTTTACTATTGATATTATTTTGTACAGTAAGAGGTAAAATAGGCAAAGAAACATAGCGATGGATTTGAATAAAAAAGGGAAGGGGTAATTGTACAAAACTGTACGTTTCCCCAATGGTACTATTGATTGAAACGTTACGTACTTTATGATAACATATTTCTCCTTTTCAATTATTAACAAGTAGCAACCACCTAAACAAAACCAAAGAAATTGGTTCAATGATTCTTACTCATTCGAGAAAGAGCCAGTTGTTGTAACACACTCATTAGCATTAAGAAACACCATATGCCAATTGCCAAAGCTAACATTATTATCTAATTCCGAGCGTGCTGTTATTGCAAATTAAAATAAGCAGTGATGTGAGATTCCACCATACCATTCCTATCACAACGTACAATAAGGTTCCACCTTCTTTAGCTATCATCCAATTCCCCCTTCAACTCAACAATTATTATGTTAACTTCCATTCAGATGCGTAAACGACTACAACTCACACAGTAATAGTAACATGATAAACATCATCATTTATATGCATTCAAAATTTTCACATTCAAAACAATAATTACATATCATCAATTAAAATCGGTTTTACAAATTTCCccttttaagaaaaataaaaaaactcattCAACACATTAAAATGAGTTATTACAATAGAGAACTAAAATAGACACTAAAATACTCAACAACATATTCTAGCTATTACCAGTATAAACTATTCTTATACAGGCTGTAAAAATTAAATTTGGCATTTAAGTATTTttccttttgaaaaaaaaaatttagaatatttaccatcaaatataataattaataatttctaAATAATATTGGAAAAAATCATTTTTTAACAAAGTAATAAGATGGTATAGTagagagagaaggggaaggaTGGAAAGAAGTAGAAAAAGGTGAAGAAACGGCAAGTACCGGAAGAGAGGACAAACGACAAACGAGATCGCGTTCTCCTACATTCTCCGATTCCACATCCGCATTGCACtctcaaaaaaaagaaagaaaggagaatcGATTTCAGAGCCCtgcaaaaacaacaaaaaaagggGGGCACAAAACCCACACACACACGACACAGACACCGCACAATCCGAGATGCTCATTCTCTCTCCAGCTCACCAACTCAACTTTACCATTTTGCCCTTCCCGGTACCTCCTCTTTTCCGCCGCCGACACTTGCCGCGTTACTGATCCCTTCCACGCCCTGGCAACCCATCTATGCGAAACAAAACCGTCGCAATCGTTTGGATGCTGTGTTCCGGGATTGTCCTTGGTGCAGGATAAGAAGAAATACAGAGAGAGAGATGGTGGTGGCGGGAATCCTAGGGTTTCAGGGAGTCGTGTATGCGGTATTGCTGTTAGGTTTTGTTTTGATTAGGCAGGCATGGAGGAATGCGGAGGCGAAGAAGGAGGAGATCGCGAGGTTGGTGGAGGATGCAGCAATTGCTGACATGGTCGCTGCTTCAACTGATTAttactcctcctcctcctccaccaccactgcCACGTCGATTCCGGTTCCGGTGTCGGTGCCCAACTCGAGGTGGCACCAGTGTGTGGTGTGTTACACTCCCACTACCATGCGCTGCGCTCAGTGCAAGTCTGTTAGATACTGGTTCGTTTTTTTCGTTTTTCTTCTTAGCTTGCACACTTAGAAAGTGTCATTTTTTGTGGGGAGAACATTGTTCTTGTCCAATCTTTGCTGAAACTTGTAGCTTGTGATTTTGACAATGGTTTGTGGACATAGTTCATTCCTTTTCTCAGTGACACGTCATAAACACgcgaaactattttttttttctttttaaataaattaagctaCTCTTTGTTTATAAATATCATGAAGAAGAAAAATTCAATCAATTTTAGTTCTTCAAACCACTTGTTGGTACGTTACCAAGCTTGTTAATTGTTTTCCATTTGTCATTTGTGGTTTTGACACGCATGCTTTCTTGTAGCTCGGGTAAGTGTCAAATTATTCACTGGAGGCACGGTCACAAGGATGAATGCTGTCCTCCGGTTGCCACCGTGCAGCTGAATGAGGAACCTGTTTCTCACAGGGCAGCAGTATCAGATTCAGAATCGGAAACACATTCCGGTATTCATGGTAATGATTTAATTGGAAGGTGCGACATGTTATTTTGTGCATCATGTATGGTATATGATCTAGTTAGATTCTTTGCAGAAATGAAAGGAACACATGCTGGTATAGCATCTGCCCGTCACTCATATTCCGGTGCTAATCCTTCTGTTTCTGCAAGGGAGTCTTTTGATGGTGCTTCTCGCATCAGATTGGCAAAACCTGTTGGCAACAGTACCACCGAGGATACATGTGTTTCTTCTTCTCATATCAATGAGAGTGTGTCAACCCCTACATTGCCGGTAGAGTCTAAAAATTCTGTAAATACAGAAGTTAAGGATTCTGGTTCAAGTAAAAGAAGCAAGACAAATTCTAGTAATAGTGCTGGTGAGAATGTCTCTAAGTCAAAGCCCTCCAAAACTAGGTCTGATGTATACCGTGATGTGGTGTCAAATTCTAGTGGCCATGAACACCGGAGAAGAGTTGCTACAATTGAAAAATCAGTAGCAGATACTAAGTGCAGAAACGTGTCTTCCTTGAATAGTTGTAGTACAGATTTTGTAGCTGATCATGATTTGGTAGAAGAATCACATTTGTCCAAGCACAAAGAAGCACGAAAATCATCATCTAGTTCTGCTGATCTACTATCCTCAACTACCAAGGGTGATTTGGCATCACATTCCAAGTCTTCCAAAAGTGATAATTATCACACACTGCCTGCCAAAAGTGCTATACCTAATCTTCCACTAAATGTTCGTAATGGTTTAAAAACATCAATGCAGAAGGTTGTCCAGCAGTTTAGAGGCTCAAAAGAGTCAAGATCTGATCTCGTATCTGTTGAAAATGAGGTTGGGAATATGTGTTGGCTCAGTTCTTCAGAACGTAACTATTACTAAGGTTTTTATCATTACTAACTTTGTCTGTGTTTATGTTCAAATTGTATGTTTTTGGCAGGTGGCCTTTCCTTATGAATTATTTTCGGAACTTTACTGCTATGACAAGGTGAAACTATTCCCCTTTGGCCTCACAAACTGCGGTAACAGGTATTGTAGAGATCTTCTCCTTTACATTGATTAGTATGTTATGTTATATGCTAAGAAAATATTGTGGTGACTGGTTGGATAAAGGGAGGGAGAAAAGTctgatatttttgtaattttggttGACATTTGTTAATGCATAAGAAATGAGAGAAAGAGCTCATGTATTATATAAATTTCATCTAAAAAGGGTGTATGTATACATATAGCTATCAACTACTATCATAAATAAAAAGCTACTAACTCATGCTGACTTTCAGCACTCCCCTGCAAGCTTGAGTATATCGGTCATATGTACCAAGCTTGTTACATAAATAACTTATTCTGGGGCCTCTTGAAGCCTTAGTTAAGATTTTTGCCAATTGGTCATTTGAACTGAGGAAGCAAGTGGTGATACCTTCAATAGGTCCTTTTGTCTCTAGTAAAATGACATAAATCTCAATGTGTTTAGTCTTCTCTGAAAAACTGGATTAGAGGCAATATGCAAAGCTGCTTGATTGTCACATACAAGAGTCATAGACTCTATTTTCCCAAATTGGAGTTCTTCAAGAAGTTGCTTCAACCACATTAGTTAAGTTAATCCCACAGCACGATATTCTGCTTCAGCTCTTAGATTGTGTAACCACTTCTTGCTTTTCTTACTTTTTCAAGAAATAAGATTGCCACATATAAACACAGTAGTAGGAGGTGGAATTGTATCTATTGGACACCCTGCCCAATCGACATCACAAATCTTTGTATGACCCTTATCCTTGTAAAGAAGCCCTTCGCTTGGTGCTCATTTGACATATTTTAGGGTGTGAAGCATGGCATTCCAATGACTTTGACATGGAGAGCACCATGAATCTATCCTAAATTTGCAAACATAGGACCATCAATCTGTCAAGGGGCAACAACACGCATGAGGTTTTGACAATTCCCATAAAATCATTATGTATCATTAATGTAAAGTGCCTTTGCCTGTGTCCAAATAGCTTCACAAGTGCATGTGCAGGAAAAATCTGTTTAATTGAAGAATGGATTGTGTTCTTGATAAGGCTACAAAGTTGGGAATCAATCTTAATCCACTTCTGACAGTCATTGACAGTAATTTCTTCAGCCTTTTTGGTGAGATGTTTTGCATAATCCTAGCTAGTTAGCCACACACTTGATATCAGAGGTCCAAGAATCATAATTATTTCCATCAAGTTTGTCAATGGTAATAGGTACACTAACATAACTAGTGAAAGTAGGGTTTTCATTCTTGGAACCACTAGCACCGGCATCAATAGCAGAAGTAGCAGTAGCCATCGAgaccagaaagaaaacaaagaaatagTAAGCAATAGAAAGGAAGAACACGTCCTGGTGCGAAAACAGGAAATGATACAGCTACAGATGAAAAATGGTTGAATGAGAAAAACACAATCAATTCTGGAAAGAGGATTACTAGGCGAGCACGGCATTGCAATTGACGGCGGATGCACCTTTAGGTGCTGGAGGAAGTCACTGAGAGAATTTGTACGTCAAAGAAAAGAGGCATGTGGTGATGTGGCTTGTTAGAGGTGCTTCTGTTGACAGGGTTGGACGCTGCAGAATAAGGCAAAGATAACCATGTGATTGTTGGTCGGATTGCTCGATGGCACACAGTGGCGGCGCTAGAACTGTTCTAACGGTGATTGACAGCAGCCAGAATGTCTTGGGCTGCCAAAGAGAAGAACACGTCAGGAAATGTTCTAATGGCTGGAAGGACACATGGTTCTGGAAAAAAAATTTTCCCAAGAGGATATTGGATTCTCTTGGTGCACAATGAGTTTTCTCTTTAGGATCTAGATACCACATTAATGCATAATGAAAGAGCTCATGTTATATGATTTCATCTAAAAGGGTGTATATATACATATAGCTATCAACTACTATCATAAATACAAAGCTACTATTATACTAACACCAACTACATGCTGACTTTCAACAAGATCTTATGTTtctagattttcttcttttcCCCCTAAATGTCCTCATGGAGCATGGGTAGAGAAGCAAATTGGAGTATGATACTTGTgctaaaagaaaattacaatttgaGTAGGTCTTTTTGAGAGAATATGATCAAAGTGTTAGCTGGCTAAACATTTTTACTAGGATTCAGTGCTGGTTTTAATTGTGTTTTGGTAGTTAAAGGGGTATAAATCCACTACTTGTTTGTGTTGGAAATTTTTTCTCTCTTTGTTTAGAAGTGTTTGCCTTGTTGCTAATGCATTTTGAATAAATCTCCTGCAGCTGTTATGCTAATGCAGTGCTCCAATGCCTGGCATATACTCGacctctaacttcttatctttttcaaggCTTCCATACAAAAAAATGCAAGTTCCTCTCAATAATAACTTTATTATTCAACTTGTTCAATTATTATGAGCTTTTAGTTTATTGAATTGTTACACTATTTCACTAGGTCAGAAGAAGGGATGGTGTTTTATCTGCGAGTTTGAGTATTTGATTCAGAAGGCAAAGGAAGGGAACTCTCCACTTTCTCCAATAGGGATATTATCTAAAATACACAAGATTGGTAGCCATTTTGGACATGGAAGGGAGGAAGATGCCCATGAATTTTTGAGGTGAGCCAAATGATTGCTGAAACTGATTCTTAGCCGATGCTTTCTCAGATTCTCATACTAAAAAAAGTAGTTGTCACTTTTGTATATCAAGTTGATAAACACGATAAAATTCTCAACTGATAGGTGTGCAGTTGATACAATGCAAGCAATTTGCCTTAAGGAAGCTGGCATTTCAAGTCCTTTGGCAGAAGAAACAACTCTTATTGGGTATACTTTTGGAGGTTATCTACGATCTAAGGTTGTTTTCAATTTGacagtttagtttagtttatgtTTTCCACCTTTGTTGAGGGAGATTATTTAACCTATGTAATATTTTGTAATATAATCTTTTGGCTTTCACTTGCAGATAAAGTGCTTAAGGTGCCTGGGGAAATCTGAGAGGTATGAGAGAATGATGGATCTGACTGTTGAGATCGATGGAGATATTGGAACTTTGGAGGATGCTCTACGACAATTTACAGCACCTGAAATTTTGGATAAAGACAATAAGTATAATTGCAGCAGGTATGTTAATTTATTCCCAACCATTACATCTATTTAGGCTTTTATTATGCTTCAGTTGTTGTAATGTTTCAAAACCTTTCTTGCCCCTTACTAGTATAATTCATTTTATATAAAGCTGCATGAGGGTTCATAAGTAATAAATGAATGGTGCGTGGTGACATAAACCTGGTGAAAGGTTATACTTTCAGGCTTTATTGGCAGTAAACCAAATTGAACATGAATATTTTACAATGAGAATCATCTATGGCGTCATACTTATTGTGACTTAAATGAATAGTCTTTTGATGTTCTCTTAATCCATAGATTCTCAGATATAATGTTACTACAACGAGGAAAAATGAGAAGTTTGCACAAAACACTTCTAGGTAAAGAATGTGATGGGTGTATGGGACTTCATGAATGGGCTGAACTATTCTGTTTGACAAATTTATTTGATGATCTTAGGAACTTTGTTGGATTTTCTTCAAAATTGATCATGCTTTGCAAGTGTAATTTAATTGAACAAGTTATTTAATGACAATCATAATTCTGCCCATAAATATGATGACAAATTTATTAAAGACTCTGCTTTAGGCTCCATTCACACTATGTAAATCTAAGGTTTTTATTTTTGCCCATTTTCCAGATGTAAATCCTATGAGAAAGCCAAGAAGAAGTTGACAGTATTGGAGGCACCAAATATTCTTACAATTGTATTAAAACGATTTCAGGTACATCTCCAATATTAAATTTTGAAGTTTTACATGTTTTCTCTGTATTCTTTTCTGCTATCGTAATTTGATTTTCATATTATATATTCTCATGGATATTACACTTGCTGGTTTGGCAGTCTGGAAATTTTGAGAAGTTAAATAAGTCAGTTCAGTTCCCTGAAGTCTTGAATATGACACCATATATGAGTGGAACGAAAGATAAATCTCCATTGTACAGCCTTTATGCAGTGGTTGTCCATTTGGATACCATGAATACTGCTTTTTCGGGCCACTATATTTGCTATGTGAAGAATATTCAAGGAGAATGGTTCAGGACTAATGACAGTAAGGTGCAATATTTTTTTATGGACATACCTTTCTTGTGCTTGAATGCCTCCTTTTACATTATTGAATTGGTTAGATTATATAAATGGCATCATTTGATTTTTTGGTTTTCATACTGTCTTTCTAGTGACATCATGCCCTTTTCTTATGCACAATGATACAATATTAGAATGATAGGTAGATAGATAGGAGGTTGGTCCTTACTCCTCATTTTTTAGTATGTTATGGAAAGATAACGTATTTTGGTATGAAGTATTTAACATATTTGGTATATACTGTGTCATGAGTGAAAAGGAGTTAATTCCTAGATGCTACCCGATAAAGCTTGTTTTTGAAGCATTAATATAATGCATCATAGAATATTATTAGAATACAGTTGTAAAGCTACTTGTGCCTTTTGTTCTTCAAATTCAGATGTAAAGAAGTACCAAAATCATTTCAGGAAATTTCCATGATCCATTGAAACAATATTTCCCGTAATTGTAGGTTATAGCATTAATTCATATTCCATTGATGGTATCGAATATGTGCATACTTCATGTGAGAGCTGTGTTTCTGCATGTAAACTGAGGATAGCTTGTGTGCTTCTATGTAGGTAGAACCTGTTGAACTGTCAAGAGTCCTAGCAGAAAGGGCATACATGCTTCTTTATGCAAGGTAATACACCTGTGGAGTTCCATGTATTATTTCTTTGTTGGATATGTTCCGTAATAACattgttttatgattttttttaaaaatctttaggCACTCTCCAAAACCTCGAGGTTTGGTTAGTAGCACTACAATCTCTCCAAAGTTCAAGAGGAGGAACTTGGAAGCCATTCCTTCTACTTCTAAGACGAGATCAAGTACCACGGCTCCAAGTGCCGACTCGAGCTCCCTACAACAAAAGCATGGCAAGCACCCTTCTTGGAGCGTTCTTGATGATTCCTTAAGCAATGACTTTGCATATCCAGAAGAATGGAGATTCCACTATGGGATGGATTCTTCAAGTGAAAGTTCTTCTCTCTTCAGCTCTTCTGATGCAAGTTCTTGTAGTACTTCAAGTATTAAGGACTCAGCCAGTTCTGCTGACTTCTCAGATTACATATTTGGTGATGTGGGATCCAATTGGTATAACAACCAGGGACTTTCATCTAACTCCTATGATAACTTATCTACAGAATTCTTAGTAGATAGTGATGCTAATAGGAGGCACCGGCAAGACCCAGAGTTAGAGAATAAAGCAGTTTTGTATGCTAACAAAAACAGAAATCATAGTGGCAGTAGGGTTTTTGACCTTAAAAGATTTGTCACTATTAACCATCGAGACAAAAGTTCTAGTACACATGTGAAAAGAACTAGTAGAGATGCATCAGCTCAAACGTTTTATTGAGTTTGAGTTGATATAGAAGCAATTATCTTGTATTTTTGGTATAGAGAAAAAAAATCATTATTTCGCCAATAGTTGTAGAATGAAGATGCTAATCTCTAATTGCTTGTCAAATGatttataaaaattaagaaaaaactaTATACCGATTTTACAAAACAAACAATCAAGAAAATGCTGTTATATTGTTGCTTACACtgactttatttattattttaaattttattttatgtgaAGGCTATCTAAGATGCTTATTCAATACAATTAACGAAGATTGAAAGAGTAGGTGATTAATAGTTgcactctcttttttttattattaacaattTTGCATACTCAGTCTATATAGACTAGTTCATATTACAAATTAAGAAAGTAACATGGTTAGAACTTGCATATGTAACAACATCATGACAAACCTACCTAATCTTAGCAATGGGCCTAGAGTCAATTATTCTCTAAACCTAGAAAACTTATTAGCCCTTGTCAACTATAATCCCTATATATAGACATTTACTCTTGCCATTTTATAATGTAAATCACTTTAACTTTGTTTTGGTACAAAGTGAAAGTGATTTATTTATCTTTAGAATGGAGAGAGTAAATAAATAATCTATCATCATTAGAAGTCCAAGTCAAGGTTATATAACACAGTAACACACAACAATTATTGAGTAAAACGCCTCTTTTTAGGGACTGGCCTTTGCATGAGAGTACTGAGTGTCCTCTTGAGAATCTCTTCACCTTTACGATCACCATTGGAATCTTTGACCCACAACACAACCCTAGTTCTTCCTCCAACATTCACCATCTCAGCCTTTACAACCTTGGCTTCCACTGACCCCATTGCCTTTGCTATTGTTGACATCAATCCTGGCTTATCCTCACAACTCAATGTAGCCTTCATTAGACCCTCTTCATGTTTTAGACTCCACTTGTCTTCCCAACTAGGAAACACATCATCATTTCTTGGGCTACAAGCTTCTTGCATTTTCTTCTGGTTAGTAACCTTATTCATTTCCTTCTTTGAGCTACTAGAAGCTTCCTGTGGAATActattttttctcaaatttttaacTATTTCAATAGTAGTTGTCAATAATGATGCCTTGTCCGTCTGTTAGTTGATAACACAAAATCTATAGTTAGCAAGCTTATCACAAAATTATGTAGCTGAAAAAATTATTTATGAGAAAGGCAAAAATTCACTCGATGTACCCAAAAGaattatttgtttaaaaaaaaagtccaaaaaaataaataattttgtcagtaatatatttttttgtagacaacttaagagtttgatttttcttttattattaataattttgtCATCAACATCTTTTGTAAATAATTTTGATAATAGAAACGTGAgacagaaaaagtaaaattatttataatctcTTATGTTAAGAGTAAACAAAAAGTGCCTTGCATAATATATAAAGTACTACacacttttgttttattttggaaGAGGTTTTTGAGGGCCTCATATTGAGTGTTGATTCTCATCCTGCGTCTCTTTTCTGCTTGACTGTGTTTTACAGCTGCTTGTTTTTTGTCCGCTGCCTTTGATCTTGGCTTTGTGAATATGTAATCATATGGTGTTATTGAAGAACTCCTTAGAATTTGAGCTCCAGAGTAATAGTGATTTCGAACTCGCTGCATGCCCATGTTCTTCTAAATATTTTACCAAAATAGAACAAAGAAAATAACACTTCGAATTTGATAATAAACAAACCTCACCTGTGTTAACGGTACCATAATTCTGACTTAATTCTGAAAGGTGTAAGATACAATTGCCACAAATCAATGAAGGTTGGAGGTTTCTACCCTTGTTGCAACAGGAGGAGTTGATTGCAAATGCAAGCTATATATAGAAATAAATTATGCAAGGAAAACTTCCATCTAATTATAGCGAATCCGAGATTAATTATAACATCAACATTTTAAAGAAGCAGATTCCGAACTTTACTCCAAAATCCTGGTCATAAATTACTTGATTTGCACCCGCCTTCATCCTATACATTTTAATTTACCtgccttttttttaaatttttttcaaaaaaaaaaaatgtgtgtTTATTAGTCCAAGTGAAATAAGGCAATAATAGTTTGGATTTAACTTCTATTGTGGCTTAGTGTTGTTGGCACTATAGGGTGCTTGATGTCACAGCATGCATGAAAATTGAAAAACATTGTGAGATACAACAGAAAAATTTTAGAACAGTATACTGCTATAAACTCTGGATTATAAAGCACATATGGAAAAATTTGAGGTATCGGTGTTAGGTCGGACACGAGATGATACTGGCACTCTGGCAGAGATGGAGGCGGGTGCTTGTGCTGCCTCCTCATTCatgcgtttttttttttaatcaaagttGAATTAATTACCAAATAACTCCACTAATTCTCGAATCTTCCTTTATTGATTGAGATATAATTAAATTCATTTAATTAATGCCAATTAATACAATATATTTCAAAAGATGCCGATAGATTTATTAGAATAGAATAGAATACGAATCtaccaaaataaactaaaataaggaGAATAACAATGCAGTGTAATTCCCTTTTCATTTATATTCTGTCACACAAAGCTATTTCTTCCCTGTGCTCCATCATTTACATAATCAAAAGGCTTACTAGCAGAGATCTGACACTTATGTTTAGCTTTATCAGTTTTGAGTAAGCACAATAGAGGACTTGACTAAATTAGTATCCTAAAAAATTGACTTAGGTAAAAGGAAATTTCAGTAGACACAACAGACTCAACAAAATTCTGAATCACAAATAACAAATGTTCTTAAGGCCATACTGCACCATCAAAATAAATACTAGGGGAAAGAATACAGCAGGATGATATTTTCAGGCAAACAAAGAACTACAAATCAATAATACTTGGAAGAAAATCTCGGAAAAAAATACACATATCCCAAGAGCATATAACGTAAAGTGACTAAAATGAAAGATCAACGAGacctaaaaaatatataaattctgAATCAAACATAAAAGATGGTGAAAAGAATGTGGATTCCGTTGAACTAAATCTACACACATTTGGCTTAACAAATTTGTTTGACTAACCTAGAAGAAAGGAACTCACTGTAAATACAGTTTATGAGGTGAGTTCAATTCAGTGATACTACTCATATACATGTCCTTGCTATTCCTAGAACATATATAGTAAGCAACAATGCTCCCAGAAACATGAAGGAGAGAGAACCAACCGAATCTTGTAGAAGCTCTCAGTTTCAATTCATAAGAGACCT carries:
- the LOC107642267 gene encoding ubiquitin carboxyl-terminal hydrolase 17 isoform X2; translated protein: MKGTHAGIASARHSYSGANPSVSARESFDGASRIRLAKPVGNSTTEDTCVSSSHINESVSTPTLPVESKNSVNTEVKDSGSSKRSKTNSSNSAGENVSKSKPSKTRSDVYRDVVSNSSGHEHRRRVATIEKSVADTKCRNVSSLNSCSTDFVADHDLVEESHLSKHKEARKSSSSSADLLSSTTKGDLASHSKSSKSDNYHTLPAKSAIPNLPLNVRNGLKTSMQKVVQQFRGSKESRSDLVSVENEVAFPYELFSELYCYDKVKLFPFGLTNCGNSCYANAVLQCLAYTRPLTSYLFQGFHTKKCQKKGWCFICEFEYLIQKAKEGNSPLSPIGILSKIHKIGSHFGHGREEDAHEFLRCAVDTMQAICLKEAGISSPLAEETTLIGYTFGGYLRSKIKCLRCLGKSERYERMMDLTVEIDGDIGTLEDALRQFTAPEILDKDNKYNCSRCKSYEKAKKKLTVLEAPNILTIVLKRFQSGNFEKLNKSVQFPEVLNMTPYMSGTKDKSPLYSLYAVVVHLDTMNTAFSGHYICYVKNIQGEWFRTNDSKVEPVELSRVLAERAYMLLYARHSPKPRGLVSSTTISPKFKRRNLEAIPSTSKTRSSTTAPSADSSSLQQKHGKHPSWSVLDDSLSNDFAYPEEWRFHYGMDSSSESSSLFSSSDASSCSTSSIKDSASSADFSDYIFGDVGSNWYNNQGLSSNSYDNLSTEFLVDSDANRRHRQDPELENKAVLYANKNRNHSGSRVFDLKRFVTINHRDKSSSTHVKRTSRDASAQTFY
- the LOC107642267 gene encoding ubiquitin carboxyl-terminal hydrolase 17 isoform X1 gives rise to the protein MVVAGILGFQGVVYAVLLLGFVLIRQAWRNAEAKKEEIARLVEDAAIADMVAASTDYYSSSSSTTTATSIPVPVSVPNSRWHQCVVCYTPTTMRCAQCKSVRYCSGKCQIIHWRHGHKDECCPPVATVQLNEEPVSHRAAVSDSESETHSGIHEMKGTHAGIASARHSYSGANPSVSARESFDGASRIRLAKPVGNSTTEDTCVSSSHINESVSTPTLPVESKNSVNTEVKDSGSSKRSKTNSSNSAGENVSKSKPSKTRSDVYRDVVSNSSGHEHRRRVATIEKSVADTKCRNVSSLNSCSTDFVADHDLVEESHLSKHKEARKSSSSSADLLSSTTKGDLASHSKSSKSDNYHTLPAKSAIPNLPLNVRNGLKTSMQKVVQQFRGSKESRSDLVSVENEVAFPYELFSELYCYDKVKLFPFGLTNCGNSCYANAVLQCLAYTRPLTSYLFQGFHTKKCQKKGWCFICEFEYLIQKAKEGNSPLSPIGILSKIHKIGSHFGHGREEDAHEFLRCAVDTMQAICLKEAGISSPLAEETTLIGYTFGGYLRSKIKCLRCLGKSERYERMMDLTVEIDGDIGTLEDALRQFTAPEILDKDNKYNCSRCKSYEKAKKKLTVLEAPNILTIVLKRFQSGNFEKLNKSVQFPEVLNMTPYMSGTKDKSPLYSLYAVVVHLDTMNTAFSGHYICYVKNIQGEWFRTNDSKVEPVELSRVLAERAYMLLYARHSPKPRGLVSSTTISPKFKRRNLEAIPSTSKTRSSTTAPSADSSSLQQKHGKHPSWSVLDDSLSNDFAYPEEWRFHYGMDSSSESSSLFSSSDASSCSTSSIKDSASSADFSDYIFGDVGSNWYNNQGLSSNSYDNLSTEFLVDSDANRRHRQDPELENKAVLYANKNRNHSGSRVFDLKRFVTINHRDKSSSTHVKRTSRDASAQTFY
- the LOC107639898 gene encoding transcription factor bHLH131, which produces MVPLTQRVRNHYYSGAQILRSSSITPYDYIFTKPRSKAADKKQAAVKHSQAEKRRRMRINTQYEALKNLFQNKTKTDKASLLTTTIEIVKNLRKNSIPQEASSSSKKEMNKVTNQKKMQEACSPRNDDVFPSWEDKWSLKHEEGLMKATLSCEDKPGLMSTIAKAMGSVEAKVVKAEMVNVGGRTRVVLWVKDSNGDRKGEEILKRTLSTLMQRPVPKKRRFTQ